Within Scleropages formosus chromosome 24, fSclFor1.1, whole genome shotgun sequence, the genomic segment TGACCGATCTTGAGAAACGGAGCACTGTTTGTAAGCACTTGTCTTCTGTTCAGGAGCTCACAGTGAGCTGTGCTGAAGAGTGGCTCATTGACACGGTGGTGAGAGGTGAAACTGCCTTGATGGTGCCACTCCAGTACGAGCACTGAGCCATTCGAGCGCGGTTTGGATGCTCTCTGGCTGCAACACAAGAAAACCCACGAGTCAGGATGCTGGATGCCCTGCATTGCCTCCAAATCCTTGCAAAAATGGCCTCGAGTTGCTTTTTTCATCACCCTAACTTTTGCACATCTGTCTCTGTACACCCAAGTGCTTAAAACTTCGCATTTTCAGAATATGGAAATCACGCATGTGCCACATTATCATTTGTACATGGTTAAAATTAGCCTctcatatgttttctttttgtttccttttccatgGTGCTGAAATCACAGTTATGAAAGATTTCTGAGATTAGACAATGCAGCAGGCCAACTAGGAGATCTCTGGAAAGCAAAAGTGATTGGCTttgctctctctttttttattgtgagcctatttttattatcagtttCATAGGTTTGCTGCACTGAAAGAAAGAtgtaaaatgaagagaaatggTTAAATGTGCTATGACACGGTTATCTAAGTGTCAGAATGACATTAAATGCGTTATAGTACCCTAAAGTATGGCCCATTTACTACTCTTCTATTGTTGTTGTAATTATGACTCTATCGGGTAGCTCCTTGATGCAAGATAACAGGGCGATGTGTCTGTGCCCAACGTGGTATTTTTTGGAGTACATGTTAGAAGGCATACTCCATGTTACAGTGCTGAACAGAAGGACAGGAAAGGGGCTGACAGAAGCAACAGGATGTTGATGAAAGCAAGGAGAACGCAGAGCTTATCACATTATCAAGGAAGCTAGCAGGGACAGGAAGATGGCGATTCGTAGACAGAGGAAATGCATACATTTTGATCTTTgtaaacatttagaaaaatccTTAATGAAGGCAGTCGACACAATTTGGGGTGGGTGGAAGCCACCCCTACGGTAATACAAAGTATTAAAACTCGCACTCATCAAAGCAAATTTGATTTGGTGACTTTGATTCTTTGTGCatccggggggtgcggtggcacggaggcacagtgggttgcaccaggtcctgctctctggtgtgtctggggtttgagtcctgcttggggtgccttgcggcggactggcgtaccgtcctgggtgtgtcccctccccttctggccttacgccctgtgttgccgggtaggctccggttccccgcgaccccgtatgggacaagcggttctgaaactgtgtgtgtgtgattccttGTGCCATGTGTCCTCTGCGTTTGgagaaaaactgttttaaactattaaaaaacATTGGCTAAGTTTGTAACATGTTGGGTAACAGAGCGGAACTGGTGGTTGTGCACATGGTGCAATGTGTCATTGATCTGCTCTGGGGTGCCGTGTGAAGGAAAATGTACAGCTGTCGCATCTGAAGTTATCCACAGCACGTCACACACAGGCTGGTTGATGTGTCAATGGGAGTTAAACATATTCCTGCTGCATTATCGACTGGAAGTTGTTCTTTTGTAATGTGTATTTTAGTCCATTGCCTGTGTAACAAAAGTTCTTTCCTTAAAGTAGCACCTTTCTGCATAGTGCGGTATGTTGTCTTGCTTTCCCTCATACTGTAACAGGTGCTCCCCTGTACATTCCTGACTTTATATCTAGGattgttttcaattttattattatagtgcTGAAGAACAATGTATTGAAAAAGAATAAACTATGTTGATATGACTTTATGTTTCACtccaattttacattttgtttatttgttttttcagctgCCACTTTTTCCCACTGACATATAGTGTTAATTTACTTGCAGTGTTTTGCCTATTGTTACAGATTCATTTTTATTAgtcattttagggtaagtactacCCTCCtagctcaaggctactacagcaggaggtgaaaatTGAAccttgttcctttttttcccacaggTGGAAGCTCTAGGCTTAggttaattataaaaaaaaaacactgtagtGTAATGCGGTGTCAATTCCGTAAGTGTACTATTGACATGGTGTTGAACTGCGTTAATTATAGTGCAGCCAAGTTTTCCGTAAatgaccttttttgttttttctgcagtgCTGTTGACTGGAAGTTTGGAGAGACATTTTCTaactttttgtgtctttgttttcagCTTACTGGCAATAAGCATACAATGAATGACCACTTGCACATTGGGAACCACCAGCAGATCCATGCTCAGCAGTTGTTTGAGGAAAATGGCAACAAGCGGACAGTGCTGACAACACAGCCCAATGGGTTGACACCGGTGAGTCGAGGAAGTCTCCCAGTGCCTGATAGGCCCCAGGAGGGCACCCAGTTTCGTCAAAGCAGCTCTGCTTCCCTCAAGTCCTCTGACAGCAAGTGCAAACCCATCTCTATGACACCTGAACAGGCCATGAAGCAGTACTTGTCCAAGCTCACAGCATTTGAGCACCATGAAATATTTAGCTACTCAGAGGTTTATTTTATTGGTCCAAATGCCAAGAAGCGGCCAGGTGTGATTGGGGGCTCCAACAATGGAGGCTACGACGATGATCAGGGCTCCTATATTCACGTACCCCACGACCACATTGCCTACCGTTACGAGGTACTCAAGGTAATTGGAAAGGGCAGTTTTGGCCAGGTGGTGAAGGCCTATGACCACAAGATGCACCAACACATAGCACTCAAAATGGTGCGGAATGAGAAGCGCTTTCACCGGCAAGCGGCGGAGGAGATACGGATCCTAGAGCACCTCCGCAAGCAGGATAAGGATGTGACCATGAACGTTATCCACATGCTGGAGCACTTCACATTCCGCAACCACATCTGCATGACTTTTGAGCTGCTCAGCATGAACCTCTATGAGCTCATCAAGAAGAACAAGTTCCAGGGTTTTAGCCTTCCGCTAGTGCGCAAGTTTGCTCACTCCATCCTCCAGTGTCTGGACTCTTTGCACAAGAACCGGATCATCCACTGTGACCTCAAACCTGAAAACATACTGCTCAAACAGCAAGGCCGTAGTGGAATAAAAGTTATCGACTTTGGCTCCAGCTGCTATGAGCACCAGAGGGTCTACACGTACATCCAGTCCCGTTTCTACCGTGCACCAGAAGTCATCCTGGGATCACGCTACGGAATGCCTATTGACATGTGGAGCTTGGGTTGCATTCTGGCGGAATTACTCACAGGATACCCACTTCTTCCAGGTGAAGATGAAGGGGACCAGCTTGCATGCATCATTGAATTGCTGGGCATGCCATCCCAAAAGTTGCTGGATGCGTCCAAAAGAGCCAAAAACTTTGTCAGCTCTAAGGGTTATCCCCGGTACTGCACAGTCACCACCCTGTCGGACAGTTCCGTTGTGCTGAACGGGGGCCGCTCCCGCCGGGGCAAGGTGAGGGGTCCCCCTGGAAGCAAGGACTGGGTGACAGCTCTTAAAGGCTGCGATGACCCTCTCTTTCTGGACTTTCTTAAGCAGTGCCTGGAGTGGGATTCCTCACTGCGTATGACCCCCAGTCAGGCTCTGCGTCACCCATGGCTCAGGAGACGGTTGCCAAAACCCCCTACAGGGGAGAAAACCTCCGTAAAGCGAATCACAGAGGGCTCAGGTGCTATTACATCAATTTCCAAATTACCTCCGACTTCGGGATCAGTCACCAAGTTAAGGACGAGTTTGACACAAATGACTGATGCTAATGGGAATATACAACCACGAATAGTGTTGCCAAAATTGGTCAACTAAATTCTGACATCTctctcataatttatttttaataggaCATATTTACATCTCAGTGCAGTAGGAGAAGAAAAATGCATACCACTGCTGAGCATTACTCAAAGTGTGACAATTTTAGAGTTAGTATTGGTTTTTCATGCGTAATCACTTCATAATTATGAGTTTCTGTGCAAGTTTTGCTTCTTCTTTGACTAAAACATGTAAAGGGAACAGTGCTTTTGGGTTCTTGAGGACTGTGTACAGTGTTGCAGGTTGCCAGCATTAATGCAGTCTGGCCAAATATATTATGAAGCCCAGCAGCTCTGTAATGTAGACCTCGAGGAAGAAGATGTGGCTGGCCACAATAAAGTAGTGTTGACCTCTACTGTTGAATGGGTCTTAGAAAGTTTGTCTTTTGAAAGTTGTGAGATCTTTGTAGCTCTTGCAAAAATGTGTACCTCTTTTCTATTTATGTTGCAAGAAGAAAACCTTTTTTGGGAGGAGAGGGTTATTTCAATGGTTAGAACAAGAATGTACAATAAAAGTGATGAAAGaatgcagagaagaaaaaagaaggaagCAGCAGACTATGAGGAAGGgcaaaggagaaaaacatgcaaaaaaagtttttgtttaaaagtatGTTTACATGATAGACTTGGTATGTGCCTGAAATTCTCTTGACATTCCTTAAGAACAGGGAAGATGGATGTGCAAGTAAGGTACACTATTCCTGTAGAACATTTGAAGGGGAAGTCGAGTGCTATCAAAAATGTTGGGTTCGCGGAAACAGAAATCTTCTCCAAAGTTACTCagctgaaagaaaatgaaactatACTCTTAGGAAGTGAACTGTTGTGCTACATTACCTTGTTGTAAGGTAATGTAATTCCGAAGAGTCCAGAAACACCATAGTCGTGATTGCTCTCTTTAGTCATTTTTCTGCTAATGCACTATTTACCCAGTTTTTGGTCCAAGAGTACatcagaggggggtgcggtggcgcagcgggttggaccacagtcctgctctccagtgggtctggcgttcgagtcccgcttggggtgccttgcgacggactggcgtcctgtcctgggtgtgtcccctccccctccgacattacgccctgtgttactgggtaggctccggttccccgtgaccccgtatgggacaagcggttctgaaaatgtgtgtgtgagtacatcAGACTGAGCTCTTGTAAGGTTTGCAGTGAAACTGAGAACAGGGAGAAGTAAAAACTGTGTACGCAGGAAGATTTTGGCTAATATGATTAAGTCCGTTGAGGAGTACATGACATacacttgaaaataataaggtgCAATTTTGTGAGGGtgcagttatattttttctattcaGGCTGTAAAATGTAGCACTACTTTCACCTGCTGACTACCAACTGTAGGATagtatttgtgttttacagtttaGTAGCACAGCGTAGTCTTGAGCAGTGAGCGGGCTCATAAGTATTTGGCAGAAATTACAACCCTAAATAGCATGTTCCCTTACAAGGCCAACTGTTTATTTGTggtattttaaagaaatggtttTGATAGCCCTTccagatttgtttttcttccttttacatgttttttcctCCTAAAACCTCGTCACAAGTTGGACTATGCACTATTGACCAGTGAGCGACCCAGCCAGAGATGTTTTAGTGCGTTTTCGCTAAGATACCGCTGAACTTGTTTGGAAAGGAACAGAGAAACCTGCCATTTTTGGTTGCATTTCCACACATTTTGAAATAGAATCATTTTATTGACTCAAGCGATAGAGTTTTGTACAGGTAATCGTCAGTGAAGACTGAGAAAAAGATCCTGGAAGCAAGCCTGAAGGTGTTACATCAGCTTTGTAACCAAGGAAGCGGCCTGTGTTGATTGAGGCGTTTCCTTCGAGGCGCCGTAAACTACAGCTGCTCCAAGGCTTGTCTGTTCTTTAGAAGGAAAGGGGTCGTCAGCATTGCTCACCACAGTGAGGACGCACCTGGCAGGTGAAGAAGAGCGCATCGGGAGGAGTCTCACCTCAGTCTTGCTCTCAGGGACTCTCATACTGCTGGCTCCTCCATGTGCCTTGTGTGTCCAACCTGTGTTTAACCTAGTATCCACAAAGTGTGTAGCACTGCTGTGACTGCAGTTGCGACTGTGACTGCGACTGCGACTGTGACATATCACCCTGCTGGCTGTTCCAGGACGCAGCTGACACAACACACTAAGCGGTAAAGCTCTTCGCTCCTGTTCCTTGTGTATtctcaagggggggggggaacaacgccctgattttttttttttttttttaaaaaaaagtagcGTGCCTTTGGTTATCAATGCCATTTACTTCTTACTTTACAGTGATTCCCTTTCACCCAGAGGGGTGTCTTTTCTAGTAAGCATTTACATGTGGTGTTCCTCAAGTGCAGGTCTGAGCAACACCCACAGAAGTTCTCCCAATCCAGGAAATGGAGACGGAGAGAGTGGCTGCACAACTCAAACTGTTTCCACACGTGTAAGACAACAATCCCTGTGATGACGAGACTTGAAAGGTGCGACTGATTTAACTGGAAGAGTCACAAATCTTCAGAGATGTATTTCATCTGTCTAGATGGGTTTTTCTCACAGGCCAAACAGTGACTTCACTGCAATATCTTTTGTCTTAACATGAAATGGTTCAGTGGTAAACTTTGacactaatgaaaaaaaaaaaaacaactacattACAATTTTACCTCAAGACTGTTGATATACTATTGTGACAATAATCCCAGGGCATTTGGTACATACCAAAGTGCATTCCTTTGTACACTTGTGACTACAGTGTTGGTAGTCCATCAATGTATCATCTACGATTGAGTAAAAGGCTTTCAAAGTCTTTTTGTTTGCTCAAGGGCCATATTTTCAGAATGTTTATCCTCAATCAAGACAAAACCTTTCTTTCTTAagaggtatacacacacacacacacacacacttcttgaaccgcttgtcccatacggggtcacggggaaccggagcctaacccagcaactgagggcgtaaggctggagggggagtggacacacccaggacgggacgccagtacatcacaaggcaccccaaccacgactcgaaccccagacccactggagagcaggacccggtccaacccactgtgccaccgcgcccccctcttaAGAGCTATTTaggcatatttttaaaattctcatATTCTCATGCTGAGTGTGTAACTCCACAGTGACATGTTTGATTTATATTTCATGCAGTTTAATCTGCCACCTAGAAGTACAACCAATAAAAGATTGTTTGTTGTACAATAAAACATCATGATAGCaaaatgtggtagaatgagGTAGCACTGATTAGAAATACAACatgctttctgctgttttgtatcaaaatattaattaaatctaAAGGGTCAGCTGCCGTATTAAATGTGTGGTCAGAGGCTAGAGTCCGATTTAAGAAACTAGAAAGACTCTTGTGAGTATTTTGCCACAAAcgatatgtactgtacatatgttaaaattgttaaaattcattttgaatgtgtacatatgtttttttgttgttttctggttaaatgctgctgaaaacacacaggTTCAGTAGTGTGGTCTAATCTTGGCAAACggttttattatactgtatgtattgtaCAGCTAATGGAAGTATAAAACTTTTTCTAGTGATcatttgttaaattttattgttgtggccagaaaatattaataaaaagttttaatgtcgatatttatatatagtaaGTGTAGTGGCTTTTACTACAAATGCTAAACATTGTTTAAACTCATTCTGCCAAATAATTGGGGTTCATATATAAGTAATGGCAATCTTAAATGTGTTCGTATTGCATATGCTGAGTTGTCAAAGTGACGAGTCCTCTTCATCCTGCCTTTTGTAGACGGAAGGCAAAGTGCCGGCATGTTAGGAGTCAGAAGATGTAGCAGCATGTTTATGTAAAAGCCTACACAGTAAACTACACTACTAGACTCATGGCTCTCTTGGTATCAATAATGGAATTAAATCTTGACCTTTATTCTTTTTAATGGGCACACTATGCCTTTTTTCCTGGCCAGAATCAATGTTTTTACAAGCGGTGAACACCTTAAATAACTTCAAGataaggtacacacacacacacacacacacacacacacacacagacagaatcgcttgtcccatacagggtcacagggagccacagcctaacctaacacagggcatagggctggagggggaggggacacacccaggacgggatgcccatctgtcgcaaggcacccaagcaggactcgaactccaggcccactggagagcaggacccggtccaacccactgcaccgccacaccccgcccccccaagaTAAGGCAGTGGGATTGTAATATAGGTTATGAGTGGTGTCATTGCATGGATTTTTTTCAGGCAGCTGACAGATGAGAAAAAACTGGCACCATGGAAACTGCATTGTGGAGAAGGATCTGTATGTCCTCAGTGAGTGTGGACACAGCAAATACTTTTTAGTCCAAATTTGTGTtcctgcagttttttctttcttatttgcGCTTCATTAAATAGTAAAGagtgcacacacattgtctggcATATGCACTTCCTGTGTCTGTAGCATATGAGTTGCTTATTGATCCTTTACACAGACAGGAAAGTAAGTGTGAATTTTTGTGGTATGCCATGGGCACTAATCTATGAAGCATAGCACTCCTGCTCTGCCTTGCTGATTTTGATAAATGCACGACTAGAGCTGATGGTGATTCCTCCAAAAAAACCTAACAAGCTGAGCAGCATGCCTTCCTTTGTCTCTGTTTATGTGTAACGCACTTCGGTGGCTGCTTGCCCTTAGTCACCTCTATTTTCAtgcagctttttaaatgtaaaacttatGCATGATTTTGTCTACTTTTATCTTGCAGATACCTTGACGCATTTTTTCTTTCGtttctaaatggaaaaaagaacatttgtcATTGCTTAGTTGaaacctttatccaaagcaacttaacatttcaataatttacttatttgtgtgtaatggagcaatttataCTAGCAACCTTAATGGTATAAGAGCAGGCCCCCTGAGATGTCAGGAAGTTTAATCTGCCACATGGAAATACAAATGTGGTTAGGAAGCATGTTGCCACATTATCCTTCTCCATGCTgcttaattgttttaaatgattttgttaATAATTGCCTCGCTCCGGCTTATTGTAAAAGGACATCTGCATGAGCAAATGAGGCCCTGAGTCCATTTTGTGTCCCAATATATGTTAATCAACTTCATTTTTAAGTGACAGATTAATCTTTTTGGAAGCAATACCAAAAAAGCCTCTGTTGATGAGTAATGAATGTTTGAAATAGGCTGTGCCCTGCAGAATTTGTGTAAGATTAAAGTCCTGATTATGAAGCAGGATTATTTTGTGCTCTGTGTCTCACATTGCAGTTTGTGCTGTTCTGTAGAGGAGTTTTACATTTCCATGAACTGTATTGTCCAAAGTACAGCTAAGAATgtcacatgaacacacacacacacacacacacacacacacacacacacacacacacattttcagaaccgcttgtcccatacggggtcacggggaactggagcctacccagtaacacagggcgtaaggccggagggggaggggacacacccaggacaggacgccagtccgtcacaaggcaccccaagcaggactcgaaccccagacccaccggacagcaggaccgtggtccaacccactgcgccaccgcacccccctgtcaCATGAACATTAACAATTATTAACAATAACGTATGTGTGCAAAAGTATGTGCCCTAGCTTTCTctgcatatacattttttccagttttgttcaTATGAGATGTGCATAATGTATAATACCTTTTCTGAAACATATggatagtgttttttttatttaccttttttatattaacatttattaatttagctgacatttttctccaaaacaacttacaattttaagctacctacaagtttttacccctttatgaagctgagcaatttttttatgaaacaatttagggtgagtaccttgctcaaggggcctatagctggaggtggatttaaacctgcaacctctgggccTGAAGgaactacactaccaactgacCCTTGACAAATGCAAACATATTCGTCTGGAAAAACTTAGCCGCCTTCAGTGGGTTTCAAGCACACATATTTATAGTATAAACTGACCATTGGAGTTCAGCTTATTGTGCGTTATTAACATTCAGAAGCTTAAAGGTCACTGTATGCAGTCATAGGTTATGTTATTACGGCCGATTGGTAGAGTTGTTTTGTGGCCATCTGTTTACTGCTTTCTCTGCCAAACTGACTGCACATGGAAACAGGAGAGAACTTCACAAGCTATTGAACAAACAGAATGCTACACagcattcattttttatgaTAATTAgtgctttttctttaattccAATTTTAGTTTTCTATACTGTTTGACcagggagtgcagtggcacggtggcccggtggcacagtgggttggactgggtcctgctctctggtgggtctggggtttgagtcccagttggggtgccttgtgatggactggtgccctgtcctgggagtgtcccctccccctcctgagttgctgggttaggctctggttccctgcgaccctgtatgggacaagtggttcagaaagtgtgtgtgtgtgtgtgtgtgtgtgtatgtactgtttAACCAGTGTAAGACTTGTGTTCCATATGACAATGCTTCTTTAAAATTGCTTTCACTCAGAAGGACGAATGTGGAGACTCCGTGCAAGGTTATGGGTCCAAGTGTCTGACAAAAGCACTTTCATTTTGCGTCGCCTTAAAGGTCAGACACGTCACAGTCGCCATCAGGCCAGCATGTCAGGTTGCATTGTCAGAAAACACGAGTTCAGAACAAAGGGACACAACTCTATTGATAATGGAAAACTTTGGACCCAGTGGGGTGCTCAAGGCAGAGAGGGGCCAAGGAGCAACTGTGTCCCTTTGGATTGTATCATGAAATTCCGCACTGCTTCAGTTCTGACGCTGACAGTCAGGTTTCCCTGAGGATCAAGCTTCCTGCTTGTGACAGTTAACTTGTGCTAAATAGTGATGACATATGTCTCGATGGGCACTGCATTTAAATAACGTTGCATCAGCGATACCCTTTAGGGCCTGCAAGGGGTTTGCTGCTTCTGATGGAAATCCCTTTGTCAAGAAAGGTTAAAGGAAACATACCAGTTTGCTTTGCATGAACGTGGAGTGGTGGCACTGTAAATGACTGAGGTTTCTAGCTGATTGACTCATCACTGTAGTTGGGGAGGCATATCCTGAACCTCTGAGTAATGTCAACATCTCAGCAGCACCATTCACTGCTGTAAATAAGTGAGTCATGCTCATTTGTGTAAACTGGCCCTATTTCTGCTTCAGTATAGTATGCGGGATGCTTTATTTCCTCAAGCAAGGTCGAAAACCACAAGATGAACGAGATAAAGGACTTTCCCTGGAGGCTGATAAATATAACAACTGCTCATGGTACACTCAAAGTTTTTCTTTGTGAGCTGTGACAAGgtgcttttttacatttacatgtattcatttagcagatgcttttatccaaagcaatgtgtATCTCATATAAAATacgatgtgttcattacattagcagaaagagacatagatgcagatgcctgattcttaagtgcagttagttagttttttccaccaaattgaaccaatattcatcacacgagtagctacataaaactcaaaacaattcaacaattcctgatcaccttcctactaatttttttttttgttcctttttttttttgagataaacatttacgttacattacaggaatagttgcataaaggattgatctgagcatgattttaaagttagtgcatgaacatttacaccttacatgagcttaagagctCATGGACACAGTGAGTCTGcaagaggtgagtttttaggccctttttaaatgtggacagagattcagcagttctgaagccAATCAGAAGGTCAAAACTGAGAACCCCCTTGCTTTACCTTtagtgcatgggaccaccaagtgggcagatgtggaggagtgtagcagtcttgTTGGGTTGTAGTGAATGATCAGGTGTTGTAAATATCTGAGAGCAGtgtactgatgcttttgtaggccataaccagggtaatgaatttgatccagggagctataggaagccagtgcagagaaacggaTAGAGGAGATACAAatgaatgctttggcaagtcaaacacaacttgggcagcagcattctgtatcagctgtagaggtttgatggcattagcaggaaggccagacaggagagagttgcagtattccagacaggatgtcaccatggcctggacaagcagttgtgcaGAGTCTAAACTCTTTAGCGTTTTTGTCTAAAAATTGCAACCAGGCCTGTCACctgcttttcatatttaatttctgtacACATGGTTGCCCTTAAGTGTGTGCAGTGTTCTGGGGTTAAAACACATCActcggggcagctggtagcacagtggttagtgtgACTGCTTTGgtcctaaaggtcacaggttcaagccttacctccagctgtagtacccttaagcaaggtacttaccctcaattgttctagtaaaattacccagctgtataactgggtaaataattgtaaccttaatattgtaatttgctttg encodes:
- the dyrk2 gene encoding dual specificity tyrosine-phosphorylation-regulated kinase 2 isoform X2 codes for the protein MNDHLHIGNHQQIHAQQLFEENGNKRTVLTTQPNGLTPVSRGSLPVPDRPQEGTQFRQSSSASLKSSDSKCKPISMTPEQAMKQYLSKLTAFEHHEIFSYSEVYFIGPNAKKRPGVIGGSNNGGYDDDQGSYIHVPHDHIAYRYEVLKVIGKGSFGQVVKAYDHKMHQHIALKMVRNEKRFHRQAAEEIRILEHLRKQDKDVTMNVIHMLEHFTFRNHICMTFELLSMNLYELIKKNKFQGFSLPLVRKFAHSILQCLDSLHKNRIIHCDLKPENILLKQQGRSGIKVIDFGSSCYEHQRVYTYIQSRFYRAPEVILGSRYGMPIDMWSLGCILAELLTGYPLLPGEDEGDQLACIIELLGMPSQKLLDASKRAKNFVSSKGYPRYCTVTTLSDSSVVLNGGRSRRGKVRGPPGSKDWVTALKGCDDPLFLDFLKQCLEWDSSLRMTPSQALRHPWLRRRLPKPPTGEKTSVKRITEGSGAITSISKLPPTSGSVTKLRTSLTQMTDANGNIQPRIVLPKLVN
- the dyrk2 gene encoding dual specificity tyrosine-phosphorylation-regulated kinase 2 isoform X1 — its product is MSHSPAAMFARRPSAGAQTAGRGGEAVCQPQASPTLGGLGTGGLRTDPPSPVVVTLPPIRNTASLTLTGNKHTMNDHLHIGNHQQIHAQQLFEENGNKRTVLTTQPNGLTPVSRGSLPVPDRPQEGTQFRQSSSASLKSSDSKCKPISMTPEQAMKQYLSKLTAFEHHEIFSYSEVYFIGPNAKKRPGVIGGSNNGGYDDDQGSYIHVPHDHIAYRYEVLKVIGKGSFGQVVKAYDHKMHQHIALKMVRNEKRFHRQAAEEIRILEHLRKQDKDVTMNVIHMLEHFTFRNHICMTFELLSMNLYELIKKNKFQGFSLPLVRKFAHSILQCLDSLHKNRIIHCDLKPENILLKQQGRSGIKVIDFGSSCYEHQRVYTYIQSRFYRAPEVILGSRYGMPIDMWSLGCILAELLTGYPLLPGEDEGDQLACIIELLGMPSQKLLDASKRAKNFVSSKGYPRYCTVTTLSDSSVVLNGGRSRRGKVRGPPGSKDWVTALKGCDDPLFLDFLKQCLEWDSSLRMTPSQALRHPWLRRRLPKPPTGEKTSVKRITEGSGAITSISKLPPTSGSVTKLRTSLTQMTDANGNIQPRIVLPKLVN